The following coding sequences lie in one Mycobacterium sp. Z3061 genomic window:
- a CDS encoding enoyl-CoA hydratase-related protein: protein MTRYETLDFAQDGPVTRIALNRPDAANSINDVMGRELMDAASRCDVAGTKVVLLTGNGRFFCAGGDLGAMARSPLGAGRFVKGLADDLHRAVSTFARMDAVLIVAVNGAAAGAGFSLALIGDLVLAAESASFTMAYTKAGLSPDGSSSYYLPRLVGVRRTQELMLTNRRLSAAEAAQWGLVTEVVPDDTLADRADGFVAQMSSAAKLSSSSVKKLLLLSFSNGLEEQMEIEGRMIAACAGSADGQEGIDAFLNKRRPEFA, encoded by the coding sequence ATGACTCGCTACGAGACCCTCGACTTCGCCCAAGACGGGCCTGTGACACGGATCGCACTCAACCGGCCGGACGCGGCGAACAGCATCAACGATGTGATGGGCCGTGAATTGATGGATGCGGCGAGCCGGTGCGATGTCGCCGGGACGAAGGTCGTGCTCCTCACCGGCAACGGCCGGTTCTTCTGCGCCGGAGGGGATCTGGGCGCCATGGCGCGCTCGCCGCTGGGCGCGGGCCGGTTCGTGAAGGGCCTGGCCGATGACCTGCACCGGGCGGTCTCGACGTTCGCCCGCATGGATGCGGTCCTCATCGTCGCCGTCAACGGCGCGGCGGCCGGAGCCGGATTCAGTCTCGCGCTGATCGGCGATCTCGTGCTGGCCGCCGAATCGGCGAGCTTCACGATGGCCTACACCAAGGCGGGGCTGAGCCCCGACGGCAGTTCGTCGTACTACCTGCCGCGGCTGGTCGGGGTACGGCGCACCCAAGAGCTGATGTTGACCAACCGGCGGCTCTCGGCAGCGGAGGCGGCGCAGTGGGGACTGGTCACCGAGGTGGTGCCCGATGACACGCTGGCCGACCGCGCTGACGGGTTCGTCGCGCAAATGAGTTCTGCCGCAAAGCTTTCCAGTTCATCGGTGAAAAAGCTGCTGCTGCTCAGCTTCAGCAACGGCCTGGAGGAACAGATGGAGATCGAAGGGCGGATGATCGCGGCATGCGCCGGTAGCGCCGACGGCCAGGAGGGCATCGACGCGTTCCTCAACAAACGCCGGCCCGAGTTCGCCTAG
- a CDS encoding PE family protein: protein MSQLIVAPGLLTTATADVDGVASGLDAARLAAARPTTALAAAAADEISTAVAELFAGYGQQFQALGVQTRTLLQQFGQSIQAAAESYAAAEATNSALMDATGFIRRQFAIYDFSDPRGWAALILDYTWGAPGTALGYGVQILNEFTPNSNYDPALSALAGSHVYRGGIGLSGYATTFGNVTSNLGYSPKAADLMLNHEALHVWQNRLFGPLFSASYSAWTTGGTLVANGYWLLHPEEDLSRVIATIAYYDNPWETWAYRNDHAWPPPGAIPALLWPS, encoded by the coding sequence ATGTCGCAGCTGATCGTGGCGCCAGGGTTGCTGACGACGGCGACAGCGGACGTCGACGGCGTTGCCTCGGGCCTCGACGCGGCGAGGCTGGCCGCTGCCCGGCCGACCACCGCCCTTGCCGCTGCCGCGGCCGATGAGATCTCGACGGCGGTGGCAGAGCTGTTCGCCGGATACGGACAGCAGTTTCAGGCGCTCGGTGTGCAAACCCGAACGTTGCTGCAGCAGTTCGGGCAGTCGATCCAGGCGGCGGCGGAGTCGTATGCGGCTGCCGAGGCCACGAACTCGGCGCTGATGGATGCGACCGGGTTCATCCGCCGCCAGTTCGCCATCTACGACTTCAGCGACCCGCGCGGCTGGGCCGCGTTGATCCTGGACTACACCTGGGGAGCCCCGGGCACGGCACTGGGCTACGGCGTGCAAATCCTCAACGAGTTCACGCCGAACTCCAACTATGACCCGGCGCTGAGCGCTCTGGCCGGCTCGCACGTCTACCGCGGCGGTATCGGCCTGTCCGGGTATGCCACCACGTTCGGCAACGTCACCAGCAATCTCGGCTACAGCCCGAAGGCCGCGGACCTCATGCTCAACCATGAAGCACTGCACGTCTGGCAGAACAGATTGTTCGGCCCGCTGTTCTCGGCCAGCTACTCCGCCTGGACCACCGGCGGCACCCTCGTCGCAAACGGGTACTGGTTGCTGCACCCCGAAGAAGATTTGTCCCGCGTGATCGCGACGATCGCTTACTACGACAATCCCTGGGAGACATGGGCTTACCGCAACGACCACGCCTGGCCGCCGCCCGGGGCCATTCCCGCGCTGCTCTGGCCCTCCTAG